The DNA window GAGTGCTTGAGATTAAACACCCAAAGGCTATGTCCTTCTCAAGCACTCGAAACGAGAAGCGGTCATCGGCTTCGCCTCGACCGCTTCTCGGGCTGGCGTCTTGCCGAGGTCGAAGCCGCCGCCTATCAGGCGGCTAACCGGCTTCTCCCAAATGCCCTTCGGGCACTTCGGCAAGCCGCCAGCCCGTAATGAAATTTCGGGCAATAAAGATAGCAAAACTGAAGCATGATTGAATTATATTCTCCACGCAACGAAGTTGAATTGGCCTTAATACGAAGCATCCTTGATGCAGAAAGAATCAATTATTTTGTCCGTAATGACAATTTTGGTTCTATGGAAGTGGGTCCTCAGATTGAGCTTTTCAATAAAAAGATGATATTGATTCAAGATGAACAGTATGAGAGAGCTAAGGAACTTTTGGCGGATTATCTGAATAGGACTGAGGATAAAACTGAAGTATCGGAGGTAAGATACTCATTATTTGATAAAATCAGAATGGCTATTGAGGTATTATTATTTGGATGGTTAATGCCAGGAAGAAAGAAACAAAAAGGAGATTAGTTCAAGGTCGCCCGAAACTTCATTTAACAACAGGCTTTGCGATGCTCCAAATGCTATTTCGCAAGTGATCCGCCGAACAAAACGGGCCAGAGTGAATATCTCTCAATCACTCGAAACGTTAGATAGGAATGTTAAAAGGGGGGTCGAATTGGTAAAGAAGCAATCAAAAGATTATATCCCTGACAGCAGGGCCTTGCGCATGACATCAACTGGTGGCTTTATGCCGGTCCACAACTCAAAGGCTAAAACCCCCTGCCATAAGAGCATGCCAGAGCCATCAATAGTTTTTGCTCCCATACCCTCTGCTTTATGTAAGAGAGCTGTTTTTTTATAGATAAGGTCGCATACCACAGTGTCAGGCAGAATAAGTTGTGGGCTGAAAGGCAGGGGATCGTCGGCTTTGAGGCCAAGAGGGGTGGCATTTATAACTATATGAAATCCTGACAGGGACATTATTTCATTCACGACGCTACAATGGATTCCTGTCTTCTGAACTGCATTTGAAAGCTCTCTGGCCTTCTCTTTATCTATGTCAAAAAAGGCTATTTCTGTAACACCCCTCATGGCAAGGGAAAAAGCAATTGCCCTTGCAGCACCGCCAGCGCCGACAAGCAGTACTTTTTTGCCTTCTGTGGTTATCTTAGCTTCTTCAAGGGATTTTACAAATCCCCTGCCATCTGTATTGTAGCCTGAGAGTTTTCCCTCCCTGTTTACCACAGTATTTACAGCGCCGATAAGGGATGCTTCTCTATCAGTCTCGTCTAAAAATGGAATCACTTTTTCCTTGTGTGGCACAGTGATATTTACCCCTGAGATGTTTAGTGCCCTGATTGCCTCAATAGCCCTGGGGAGGTCTGCCGGCTGGACTTTAAAGGGCAGATAGCACATGTCAAGGCTGAGTGCCTTGAAGGCAGCATTATGCATTGACGGTGAAAGGGTATGTTCTACAGGGAAACCAAATATGCCGAAGATCTTAGTCCTCCCTGTTACATCCATCTGTTACTCCTTTTAAAAGGCCCTCTGGCGTTGACTCTATTGCCTTAACAGCAATGTTCAGGGTCTCTGCAATATCCTTCAGGGTTACATTGTCTATGAATATATCGGTTCTATCTTTAAGAGCCACATCCGGTATAAGCAGGCAGTCTCCAGAGACCTTGCGCATAAGGGTCTTCAGGACATCCCTGCCAGTAAGGAGCCCTGTTACTGTGACTGTAGGGCCAAAAACTCTGTTTTCTATTTTAAAGACCTCGATGGACAGTCCTTCGATAGCCCTGAATCTCTGGATGGTTTCATCAAGATAAGGCGCAAAAGATGTGCCGGTGAAAGTTACATATCGTCTTTGTTCTATTTTTTTGGGAAGTCTCAACTTTTTCACCGAATTCATAAACAGAGGGACCATCCCAACACCATTTTCCAGTTGTGGAAGGTCTTCGTACTCTTTTAAGGCAGGGAAGGGCAGGCCAGCTTTTATATAAAGCTCATCAGATGGGTCTACTATAAATTCTCCGTGCCGTTTTTTCAGCCGTTTCCTTAATGGTTCGAGGGTTTCGAATATTTTTATAGCATCGGACTTTTCAACAGGTTTTATATTGTTTTGCCTGTGTTTGGTAAGGCCAACAGGTACAACTGCTATTGATGCAACATACGGATAAAATTTGCAAAGGTCTTTAACAGTGTTAATGAGCTCTTCGCCGTCATTTATTCCAGGGCATACAACAATCTGAGCATGTAGCCTTATCTTATTGGATACAAATTCTTTAATCTCCTTAAGGATATCCGGGGCCTTTGGGTTTTTAAGAATTGATCTTCTTAACTCATTGTTTGTTGTGTGGACAGATACATAAAGTGGGCTGAGGCGCTGCTCAAAGATACGCTTTTTATCAGCATCGGAGATGTTGGTGAGGGCTATATAATTCCCGTAGAGAAAGGACATGCGGTAATCGTCATCCTTCAAGTAAAGGGTCTTTCTCATGTTTTTGGGAAGCTGGTTTACAAAACAGAAGATGCAGTTGTTTCTGCAGGTTTTTATTCTAAAAGGTTTTAGATCAATGCCGAGGGCTTCATTGTCTTTTCTTTTTACTTTAAATGAATATAATTTTTTGTCTTTCTGGACCTCAAGCAACAGGTTCTCTTCTTTTGAATAAAACATGTAGTCTATAACATCCCTGATCGGTTCGCCATTAATGCTAAGGAGAATGTCTCCCTTCTCAATGCCGAGTTTCTGTGCAATACTGTTAGGGGCTACATGTTCTACGCTCGAATTTATCTTAGATACCATTGGCAATTTTTAATCCTCTGTATATATAGTGGAGCCCTGAGAGGGAAGTCAGCACGGCAATGGCTATCAGGATGCCCATGGGCGCATAAGGGGTTCCTGTTAAGTTGATGGACAGAAGCACTATCCCGACCAGGATAAACTGTAAGGCATTGGCGCCTTTTCCGAGAATACTTGGTTCGACTCTTGCTGTATGGGTGGCAAAATAAAGAATAAGCCAGCCAGTTACAACAATCAAATCCCTGCTTATGACAGTAATAGTCAGCCATTTTGGTATCCATTCATAAATGCTCATAATTATTAAAGATGTTAGCAGAAGAAATTTATCTGCCACAGGGTCGAGTATGCTTCCAAAACTTGTTGTCTGGTTTTTTGCCCTTGCCAGAAGACCGTCGAGAACATCTGTGAGACCAGCAGCAATAAAGATAGCAAGAGAATATCGGTGATGCCCGTAGATCAGGGTGATGGCAAAAAAAGGCAATAACAGTATTCTTGTTATTGTGAATATATTAGGGAGATTTACGACCCCCAAGGGGAACCTCCAAGATATAGAAGCTTAACATAAGTTGAGAAAGTTAGTCAAAATTTTTTTAAATCCGAACTACAGAGATAGGGAAGGCAGTCTCAGTATTTCTATCCCGAAGCATCGGGATTTATATTCTGTTTTAGCCGTTTAGTTTTAATGTTTTTTGTCAAATCCATAAAGTCTTTTTATTAAGGTGGCGTATAGAAATTTTTCATCTGCCTTCCCTATCTACATTTAGATCTCTCAGTTCTATCTCTTAGGCTAAATAAAAATTAAAATAGATGCAAAAAAGATTGCCTTAATCGTTTCAATTATTCCCAGGCGCTTGAAGTCTTCTCGTAGAGTCGAGTCTACGACTTTCCTGCCTTTGATGAATGCATAAATATCTTCAAAAAGCGGCAGGAATGCAAGGAATAAAAGCACACCCTTTAATACCATTATCCCTGAGACTGAAAGCACCAGACCTGAATAAAGCATACCGATAAGCCTGTATCTTTTTATCGTTGCCCTGACCCTGAAAGAGCTTGCAAAATAAAAAATAAAAAACATCGGCCAGAGATAGAGATTTAACAGTGTACCAGCCGCTGCACTTGCGCCAATAGCTGCTGTAAGCCCCATCAAAGCCATGCCAGATGCCTCTGACAAAACCTGTATGCCTTTTAGATTAAGGATTAAATAAAGGACAATCAGGGTTATACCGGCTATATAGAGCGAAAATAAAGGTGGCACCTTTACTGTAGAATAGAGGAAACCTGCAAGGCCCGGTATAATATATCCTGAAATCCACGGGAGCTCGCCTCTGTTGCCTCTTTTTATTACATTCACTGCAGGGCTCTTTGCCATCAAAAAAAGGCATAAAGAGAGAAAGACCAGAGATAAGGTGATATTTATGTTCCCTGTTTTTATGGCGCCTGTAGAAAAGGCGATGATAAACATCACCCAGCTCCCCTGTTCTTTTGTGTAAGGGAGTTTTAAGCTATTCATAATATTCTCCGAAATGGAGATATGATTAAACCGGAGATATTTTTAAATCTTTTTTTGCAGTTCGTGCAGCCCTATATTACATACATTGCAAAATTTTTTGCCTTTAAAATCTGTGTCCTTTATACTGTTTGAGAAATACATCACACATTTTGGATCAGTGCAATGGCCGAGGCCATAGAGATGGCCGAGCTCATGAACAGCTTCCTTAATGGTCCTTTCAATGAAGATGGAAGGCTCCTTTTTCAGGTTGTAA is part of the Nitrospirota bacterium genome and encodes:
- a CDS encoding shikimate dehydrogenase; amino-acid sequence: MDVTGRTKIFGIFGFPVEHTLSPSMHNAAFKALSLDMCYLPFKVQPADLPRAIEAIRALNISGVNITVPHKEKVIPFLDETDREASLIGAVNTVVNREGKLSGYNTDGRGFVKSLEEAKITTEGKKVLLVGAGGAARAIAFSLAMRGVTEIAFFDIDKEKARELSNAVQKTGIHCSVVNEIMSLSGFHIVINATPLGLKADDPLPFSPQLILPDTVVCDLIYKKTALLHKAEGMGAKTIDGSGMLLWQGVLAFELWTGIKPPVDVMRKALLSGI
- a CDS encoding DUF512 domain-containing protein, with translation MVSKINSSVEHVAPNSIAQKLGIEKGDILLSINGEPIRDVIDYMFYSKEENLLLEVQKDKKLYSFKVKRKDNEALGIDLKPFRIKTCRNNCIFCFVNQLPKNMRKTLYLKDDDYRMSFLYGNYIALTNISDADKKRIFEQRLSPLYVSVHTTNNELRRSILKNPKAPDILKEIKEFVSNKIRLHAQIVVCPGINDGEELINTVKDLCKFYPYVASIAVVPVGLTKHRQNNIKPVEKSDAIKIFETLEPLRKRLKKRHGEFIVDPSDELYIKAGLPFPALKEYEDLPQLENGVGMVPLFMNSVKKLRLPKKIEQRRYVTFTGTSFAPYLDETIQRFRAIEGLSIEVFKIENRVFGPTVTVTGLLTGRDVLKTLMRKVSGDCLLIPDVALKDRTDIFIDNVTLKDIAETLNIAVKAIESTPEGLLKGVTDGCNRED
- a CDS encoding CDP-alcohol phosphatidyltransferase family protein, whose product is MGVVNLPNIFTITRILLLPFFAITLIYGHHRYSLAIFIAAGLTDVLDGLLARAKNQTTSFGSILDPVADKFLLLTSLIIMSIYEWIPKWLTITVISRDLIVVTGWLILYFATHTARVEPSILGKGANALQFILVGIVLLSINLTGTPYAPMGILIAIAVLTSLSGLHYIYRGLKIANGI
- a CDS encoding YwiC-like family protein produces the protein MNSLKLPYTKEQGSWVMFIIAFSTGAIKTGNINITLSLVFLSLCLFLMAKSPAVNVIKRGNRGELPWISGYIIPGLAGFLYSTVKVPPLFSLYIAGITLIVLYLILNLKGIQVLSEASGMALMGLTAAIGASAAAGTLLNLYLWPMFFIFYFASSFRVRATIKRYRLIGMLYSGLVLSVSGIMVLKGVLLFLAFLPLFEDIYAFIKGRKVVDSTLREDFKRLGIIETIKAIFFASILIFI